A genomic stretch from Coffea arabica cultivar ET-39 chromosome 10c, Coffea Arabica ET-39 HiFi, whole genome shotgun sequence includes:
- the LOC140015802 gene encoding putative wall-associated receptor kinase-like 16 — MVQGTIGYLDPEYLQTSQLTEKSDVYSFEVVLVELLTGEKVLCFDRSARERSLAILDDNIDTERNAKPLKEVAMLAKRCLNVKGEDRPTMKEVALELEEMSLSTRHSRVLLNSKPKL; from the exons ATGGTGCAAGGAACAATTGGCTACTTAGACCCTGAGTACCTGCAGACTAGTCAATTAACTGAGAAGAGTGATGTCTATAGCTTTGAGGTTGTTCTTGTGGAGCTATTGACAGGAGAGAAGGTATTGTGCTTTGATAGATCTGCAAGAGAGAGAAGTCTGGCAA TTCTGGATGATAATATCGACACTGAAAGAAATGCTAAGCCACTGAAAGAAGTTGCTATGCTAGCTAAAAGGTGCTTAAATGTCAAGGGGGAAGATAGGCCAACCATGAAAGAAGTAGCATTGGAATTAGAAGAAATGAGTCTATCAACGAGGCATTCGAGGGTTCTGTTGAATTCAAAGCCTAAATTGTAG